A window of Sutcliffiella cohnii contains these coding sequences:
- the yabG gene encoding sporulation peptidase YabG, giving the protein MNINVGDIVARASYKFDLLFRVIDIYHNEKGEKIVLLYGEDVRLMADAPYGDLRKMDNIEVQERKKVEDMRLSRSLYLFQQDYELIREKSEYEVTGGYQTDNEYFQVPGKVLHIDGDPLYLQKCLDLYSKFQVPVQGVHCHEKEMHLKIGELIDKHRPDIIVITGHDAYSKSKGKVSDIKAYRHSRHFVQTVKEARKKVPHLDQLVIFAGACQSHFESLIRAGANFASSPSRVNIHALDPVYIVARICFTPFMDRVNVWDVLRNTLTGEKGLGGIETRGLLRTGMPYRKHEEDF; this is encoded by the coding sequence ATGAATATAAATGTTGGAGATATTGTTGCAAGAGCATCATATAAATTTGACTTGCTATTCCGAGTTATTGATATATATCACAATGAGAAAGGAGAAAAAATAGTACTTCTATATGGGGAGGATGTTCGCTTAATGGCGGATGCACCTTATGGTGATTTAAGAAAGATGGACAATATTGAAGTACAAGAAAGAAAAAAAGTAGAAGATATGAGATTAAGTCGTTCCTTATATCTTTTTCAGCAAGATTACGAGTTAATTCGTGAAAAAAGTGAATACGAGGTTACAGGAGGATATCAAACCGATAATGAATATTTTCAAGTGCCGGGGAAAGTTTTGCATATAGATGGAGATCCTCTCTACTTACAAAAGTGTTTAGATTTGTATTCAAAATTTCAAGTGCCAGTTCAAGGGGTGCATTGTCATGAAAAAGAAATGCATTTAAAGATTGGAGAATTAATCGATAAGCATAGACCAGATATTATTGTTATTACTGGTCATGATGCATATTCGAAATCAAAAGGAAAAGTATCAGATATAAAAGCATACCGTCATTCACGCCATTTTGTTCAAACAGTAAAAGAAGCTAGAAAAAAAGTCCCTCACTTAGATCAGCTTGTCATCTTTGCAGGAGCTTGTCAGTCTCATTTTGAATCATTAATTAGGGCAGGAGCGAATTTTGCGAGTTCACCTTCTAGAGTAAATATACACGCCTTAGATCCTGTGTATATTGTTGCTAGAATATGTTTCACCCCATTTATGGATAGGGTAAATGTGTGGGATGTATTACGTAACACATTAACAGGAGAAAAGGGATTAGGCGGTATTGAAACGAGAGGATTACTTCGTACAGGTATGCCGTATCGGAAACATGAAGAAGACTTCTGA
- a CDS encoding anti-sigma-F factor Fin family protein, producing MAIHYHCRHCQCGVGSIENASVFSEALGFHHLSDDERQEMISYQQNGDIHVQTICEDCQEALNRNPDFHQYEKFIQ from the coding sequence GTGGCTATTCATTACCATTGTAGACACTGCCAATGTGGTGTTGGAAGTATTGAGAATGCTTCCGTTTTTTCAGAAGCACTAGGCTTTCATCATTTAAGTGACGATGAGAGACAAGAGATGATTTCATATCAACAAAATGGTGATATACATGTACAAACAATATGCGAAGATTGTCAGGAGGCACTTAATAGAAATCCTGATTTTCATCAATATGAAAAATTTATACAATAA
- the rsmA gene encoding 16S rRNA (adenine(1518)-N(6)/adenine(1519)-N(6))-dimethyltransferase RsmA — translation MHKDIATPVRTKQILEKYGFSFKKSLGQNFLIDTNILRNIVDAAEVTEETAAIEIGPGIGALTEQIAKRAGQVIAFEIDQRLLPILAETLEPYNNIKIIHEDILKADVPKVLKEELKPYSELKVIANLPYYVTTPIIMKLLSEDLPLQSITVMLQKEVADRMTAKPGTKDYGSLSIAVQYYTNAETVMIVPKTVFVPQPNVDSAVIRLTVRKGRAVTVLDEEFFFSVVRASFAQRRKTILNNLSTNLPNGKVEKDSILEALQMAQIDPKRRGETLSIEEFGFLSDTLYKLLNK, via the coding sequence ATGCATAAAGATATTGCAACACCTGTTCGAACAAAGCAAATATTAGAAAAGTATGGCTTTTCGTTTAAAAAAAGCTTAGGGCAGAACTTTCTCATTGATACAAATATATTAAGAAATATTGTAGACGCAGCTGAAGTAACAGAAGAAACAGCTGCCATTGAAATAGGTCCAGGGATTGGAGCATTAACGGAGCAAATCGCTAAAAGAGCAGGTCAAGTGATTGCATTTGAAATTGATCAACGACTATTGCCAATACTAGCAGAAACGTTAGAGCCTTATAACAATATTAAAATTATTCATGAAGATATTTTAAAGGCTGACGTACCGAAAGTGTTAAAGGAAGAGTTAAAGCCTTATAGTGAGTTAAAAGTAATTGCTAATCTTCCTTACTATGTAACAACACCAATCATTATGAAATTGCTATCAGAAGACTTACCTCTGCAGTCCATAACGGTTATGCTTCAAAAAGAAGTGGCAGATAGAATGACTGCTAAGCCTGGTACGAAAGATTATGGGTCGTTATCTATTGCAGTTCAATATTATACAAATGCCGAAACCGTAATGATTGTCCCTAAAACTGTATTTGTCCCACAGCCTAACGTTGATTCGGCGGTTATTAGACTAACCGTTAGGAAGGGTAGAGCTGTTACTGTTTTAGATGAGGAATTTTTCTTCTCTGTCGTGCGTGCTAGCTTTGCACAAAGAAGAAAAACGATTTTAAATAACTTATCAACGAATTTGCCGAATGGAAAGGTAGAGAAAGATTCGATATTAGAAGCGCTACAAATGGCTCAGATTGACCCGAAACGACGCGGAGAAACGTTATCTATTGAGGAGTTCGGTTTTCTAAGTGACACGCTTTATAAATTGTTAAATAAATGA
- a CDS encoding small, acid-soluble spore protein, alpha/beta type, with product MGRRRRGIMSPQLKEELAKELGFYDVVQQEGWGGIRAKDAGNMVKRAIEIAERQLAQKGNQ from the coding sequence ATGGGCAGACGTCGTAGAGGTATTATGTCTCCTCAGTTAAAAGAGGAGCTAGCAAAAGAGTTAGGTTTTTATGATGTAGTGCAGCAAGAAGGCTGGGGAGGAATCCGGGCTAAAGATGCTGGAAACATGGTAAAACGAGCTATTGAAATTGCTGAACGTCAACTTGCTCAAAAAGGTAATCAATAA
- the pth gene encoding aminoacyl-tRNA hydrolase, with the protein MKVIVGLGNPGPKYAETRHNIGFMVIDELANRWNISLTQSKFKGQFGQGLINGEKVILVKPLTYMNLSGECIRPLLDYYKVEIEDIYVIYDDLDLPVGKLRLRQKGSAGGHNGIKSLIQHLQTQQFNRVRMGIDRPTNGQPISDYVLGKFTVEERPIVQESVEQAAKACEESMKTPFLQVMNTFNQ; encoded by the coding sequence ATGAAAGTAATTGTCGGACTTGGAAACCCAGGGCCAAAATATGCTGAAACAAGACATAATATTGGCTTTATGGTTATCGATGAATTGGCTAATAGATGGAATATCTCTTTAACTCAATCAAAGTTTAAAGGACAATTTGGGCAAGGACTAATAAATGGTGAAAAAGTAATTCTTGTAAAGCCGTTAACATATATGAACTTATCTGGAGAATGTATAAGACCATTATTAGATTATTATAAAGTGGAAATAGAGGACATTTACGTCATATATGATGATTTAGACCTTCCAGTAGGAAAATTAAGATTAAGGCAAAAAGGTAGCGCAGGTGGACATAATGGTATCAAATCATTAATACAACATCTTCAGACGCAACAATTTAATCGTGTTCGAATGGGAATTGATCGACCTACAAATGGTCAGCCTATTTCAGATTACGTTTTAGGGAAATTTACAGTGGAAGAACGTCCAATTGTACAAGAATCTGTCGAACAAGCAGCTAAAGCTTGTGAAGAATCAATGAAAACTCCATTTTTACAAGTCATGAATACATTTAATCAATAA
- the spoVG gene encoding septation regulator SpoVG, which produces MEVTDVRLRRVNTDGRMRAIASITLDHEFVVHDIRVIDGNNGLFVAMPSKRTPDGEFRDIAHPINSGTRSKIQDAVLAEYDRLGELEVEYEEAGAGAS; this is translated from the coding sequence ATGGAAGTAACTGACGTAAGATTACGCCGCGTTAATACTGATGGTCGCATGAGAGCGATAGCATCTATTACATTAGATCATGAATTCGTTGTTCATGATATTCGTGTAATTGATGGAAACAATGGGTTATTCGTAGCGATGCCAAGTAAACGTACACCAGATGGGGAGTTCCGTGACATTGCTCATCCGATTAACTCTGGAACTCGTTCTAAGATTCAAGACGCTGTATTAGCGGAATATGACCGCTTAGGCGAGTTAGAAGTTGAGTATGAAGAAGCAGGAGCAGGGGCATCATAA
- the purR gene encoding pur operon repressor — protein sequence MKLRRSGRLVDMTHYLLQNPQTLVPLSYFADRYQSAKSSISEDLGIIKQTFEQQGIGSLLTIPGAAGGVKYIPYTGLEEATQFIEELSELIAKPDRLLPGGYLYMTDILGNPKLLNKIGKMFATAFKDTKVDIIMTMATKGIPLAHAVASYLDVPVVIVRRDSRVTEGSTVSINYVSGSSKRIQTMLLAKRSLETGSNVLIIDDFMKAGGTVNGMVNLLAEFQANVAGIGVLVESENVEERLVEDYISLVKLENVNERDRQIEVNPGNFLTVMSKSNE from the coding sequence ATGAAACTGCGAAGAAGCGGTCGCCTCGTAGATATGACTCATTATCTGCTCCAAAACCCACAGACGTTAGTTCCTTTGTCATACTTTGCGGATAGATACCAATCAGCGAAGTCTTCAATTAGCGAAGATTTAGGGATTATTAAGCAAACGTTTGAACAGCAAGGTATTGGATCATTATTAACAATTCCAGGTGCAGCGGGTGGAGTGAAATATATTCCATATACAGGCTTGGAAGAGGCCACACAATTTATTGAGGAACTGAGTGAATTAATTGCGAAGCCGGACCGTTTATTACCCGGTGGCTATTTATATATGACTGATATATTAGGTAATCCGAAGCTATTGAACAAAATCGGCAAAATGTTTGCAACAGCCTTTAAAGACACAAAAGTCGATATTATTATGACAATGGCAACGAAAGGGATACCTCTTGCGCACGCTGTTGCAAGTTATTTAGACGTTCCTGTAGTTATTGTTAGAAGAGATAGTCGAGTAACAGAAGGATCAACAGTAAGTATAAACTACGTATCAGGGTCTTCTAAAAGAATTCAAACGATGTTGTTAGCAAAACGAAGCTTAGAAACGGGTTCAAACGTGTTAATTATTGATGATTTCATGAAAGCTGGTGGAACGGTTAATGGAATGGTAAATTTATTAGCCGAATTCCAAGCGAACGTGGCGGGTATAGGAGTTCTAGTGGAATCAGAAAACGTAGAAGAGCGACTAGTAGAAGATTATATTTCATTAGTGAAATTAGAGAACGTAAATGAAAGAGATCGTCAAATTGAAGTGAACCCAGGAAATTTTTTAACGGTAATGTCAAAAAGTAATGAATAA
- a CDS encoding RidA family protein — MKIVKTLNAPQAIGPYSQGVVVNNMFYSSGQIPLKPNGELMDGNVQEQTHQVFHNLKAVLEAAGASLDTVVKATVFIKNMDDFQAINEVYGEYFHSHKPARSCVEVARLPKDVLIEIEVIALIK, encoded by the coding sequence GTGAAAATTGTAAAAACTTTAAATGCACCGCAAGCTATTGGTCCATATTCACAAGGCGTTGTAGTGAATAATATGTTTTATAGTTCTGGTCAAATTCCTTTAAAGCCGAATGGGGAATTAATGGATGGAAATGTACAAGAACAAACGCACCAAGTTTTTCATAACTTAAAGGCAGTATTAGAAGCAGCGGGTGCAAGCTTAGATACCGTTGTGAAAGCGACTGTTTTTATCAAAAACATGGATGATTTCCAGGCTATAAATGAAGTGTATGGAGAGTATTTTCATAGTCATAAACCAGCTAGATCTTGTGTGGAAGTGGCAAGGTTACCGAAAGATGTATTAATAGAAATTGAAGTAATCGCATTAATAAAGTAG
- a CDS encoding 50S ribosomal protein L25/general stress protein Ctc, giving the protein MEAVLEAKERSSFNKSGRSQVRNEGYIPAVVYGNNTSNKSIAVNEKDFIKTIREVGRNGIITLAVGSDKRKVMLSDYQRDPLKSSEFVHLDFQVVNFSQKIDVDVNIVLTGEASGVKDGGVLQQSLHSVSISVLPNDVPEQIELDVSHLVVGDTVTLADVPSSNFEINQDLETTVASILPPKQEEEINSGEEQEAGQPENVEGRETTEVNEEA; this is encoded by the coding sequence ATGGAAGCTGTATTAGAAGCAAAAGAACGCTCTAGTTTTAATAAGTCTGGGCGTAGTCAAGTAAGAAATGAAGGCTATATTCCAGCAGTTGTCTACGGAAATAATACTTCGAACAAATCAATCGCAGTTAATGAGAAAGATTTTATTAAAACAATTCGAGAAGTTGGGCGAAACGGAATTATTACGCTAGCTGTTGGGTCGGACAAAAGAAAAGTGATGCTTTCTGATTATCAAAGAGACCCATTAAAATCATCTGAATTTGTTCACTTAGACTTCCAAGTCGTCAATTTTTCGCAAAAAATTGACGTGGATGTAAATATTGTTTTAACTGGAGAAGCTAGCGGTGTAAAAGATGGAGGAGTGTTACAGCAATCCCTTCACTCTGTTTCTATTAGTGTGCTTCCAAACGATGTTCCGGAACAAATTGAGCTTGATGTTAGTCATCTAGTAGTTGGAGATACGGTTACTCTTGCTGATGTCCCTTCCTCTAACTTCGAGATAAACCAAGATTTAGAAACGACTGTTGCGTCCATCTTACCTCCGAAGCAAGAAGAAGAAATAAATAGCGGCGAAGAACAAGAGGCTGGGCAACCAGAAAATGTAGAAGGTCGTGAAACAACTGAAGTAAATGAAGAAGCGTAA
- the rnmV gene encoding ribonuclease M5, whose amino-acid sequence MKIKEIIVVEGKDDTVAIKNAVDADTIETGGSAINREILERIKHAQKTRGVIVFTDPDFPGQKIRHTISEYVPECKHAFLPKELAKGKNGRGIGVEHASKESIIKALTGLHQSYEGESELIPMSVLIDYHLVSHPASKVRRERLGNILNIGYTNGKQLQKRLQMFQITTEQLEEAVSQINQEES is encoded by the coding sequence ATGAAAATAAAAGAAATAATCGTTGTGGAAGGAAAAGACGATACAGTAGCGATAAAAAACGCAGTTGATGCAGATACAATTGAAACAGGAGGATCTGCTATTAATAGAGAAATTTTGGAACGGATTAAACATGCACAAAAAACTAGAGGTGTGATCGTATTTACCGATCCAGACTTTCCAGGGCAAAAAATAAGACATACTATATCAGAGTATGTACCAGAATGTAAACATGCCTTCCTGCCGAAGGAACTAGCTAAAGGGAAAAATGGAAGGGGCATCGGAGTGGAGCATGCAAGTAAAGAATCAATTATTAAGGCTCTAACTGGGCTTCATCAATCGTATGAAGGGGAAAGCGAGCTTATCCCTATGTCTGTTTTGATTGATTACCATTTAGTTTCCCATCCAGCGTCAAAGGTGAGAAGAGAGCGTCTCGGAAACATATTAAATATAGGCTATACTAATGGGAAACAGCTGCAAAAAAGACTCCAAATGTTCCAAATAACGACGGAGCAACTAGAAGAAGCGGTGTCACAAATTAACCAGGAGGAAAGCTAA
- a CDS encoding G5 and 3D domain-containing protein → MFQNMKKLFSGSMGRKKLVIIITSFIVFLTILSFGTYEATKASVTVNVDGEEVNVRTHAKTVADILNELDITVRSEDYLFPESSELVTNSMEIVWEPAKQITLNVNNEEQIVWTTAKTVKELLAQQNITVSKHDKINPSLDTELEKDINIVYEQAFELTLTVGGEEQQVWSTSTTVADFLEQQEITLNDLDRVEPGLKAMVTSDSNVEVIRVEKVTDVVEEPIKFGVVTRNDNSLNKGKEKVVQQGQEGLVAKHYEVIIENGKEVSRELVETKTLKDSSDRIVAVGTKQAPQPQQVSRSNSSSSKEFYVSSTAYTANCNGCSGITSTGINLKANPNMKVIAVDPSVIPLGTKVHVEGYGYAVAGDTGGAIVGNKIDVFFPDKQSAYRWGSKRVKITILD, encoded by the coding sequence ATGTTTCAAAACATGAAAAAACTGTTTTCCGGTTCTATGGGGAGAAAAAAATTAGTTATTATTATTACTAGTTTTATAGTCTTCCTAACCATACTAAGCTTCGGTACATACGAAGCGACAAAAGCGTCCGTAACAGTTAACGTTGATGGGGAAGAAGTAAACGTTCGAACTCATGCTAAAACTGTGGCAGACATCCTTAATGAACTAGACATCACTGTTCGATCAGAAGACTATTTATTTCCGGAGAGCTCAGAGCTTGTTACAAACTCGATGGAAATAGTATGGGAACCAGCCAAACAGATTACGCTTAATGTTAATAACGAAGAGCAAATCGTTTGGACAACGGCGAAAACAGTAAAAGAGCTTTTAGCTCAGCAAAACATAACAGTATCGAAACACGATAAAATTAATCCTAGTCTTGATACAGAGTTAGAAAAGGATATAAACATTGTATATGAGCAAGCATTTGAACTTACCTTAACAGTTGGTGGAGAAGAACAACAAGTGTGGTCAACTTCGACTACGGTCGCTGACTTTTTAGAACAGCAAGAAATTACGTTAAATGATTTAGACCGAGTTGAGCCTGGATTAAAAGCAATGGTTACGAGCGATTCTAATGTGGAAGTTATTAGAGTTGAAAAAGTCACCGATGTAGTGGAAGAACCGATAAAATTTGGTGTTGTTACGAGAAATGATAATTCTTTAAACAAAGGTAAAGAAAAAGTTGTTCAACAAGGTCAAGAAGGTTTAGTTGCTAAGCATTACGAAGTTATTATCGAAAATGGTAAAGAAGTTTCAAGAGAATTAGTAGAAACAAAGACATTGAAAGATAGTAGTGACCGAATTGTGGCAGTTGGAACGAAGCAAGCTCCTCAACCACAACAGGTCTCTAGAAGCAACAGTTCATCGTCAAAAGAATTTTATGTTTCATCTACAGCGTATACTGCTAATTGTAACGGGTGTAGTGGAATAACGAGCACGGGAATCAATTTAAAGGCTAACCCTAATATGAAGGTTATTGCCGTTGACCCTAGCGTTATACCTTTAGGAACAAAAGTTCATGTTGAAGGTTACGGTTATGCAGTAGCTGGAGATACTGGTGGTGCGATTGTTGGAAATAAAATTGACGTATTTTTCCCAGATAAGCAAAGTGCTTACCGCTGGGGATCAAAGCGTGTAAAGATTACAATTTTAGATTAA
- the ispE gene encoding 4-(cytidine 5'-diphospho)-2-C-methyl-D-erythritol kinase: MKVLEKAPAKINLSLDALYKREDGFHEVKMVMTTIDLADRIELTERTDGQIEIISHNRFVPDDNRNLAYQAAQLLQKKYGVTKGVSIEISKIIPVAAGLAGGSSDAAATLRGLNKLWNLGLTLDELAVLGAEIGSDVSFCVYGGTALATGRGEIIQPIPAPPHCWVVLAKPTTGVSTAEIYNNLDLKKVNHPNVDGMVEAIKNQNYEEVTKLVGNVLESVTLKLYPEVAQIKEQMKRFGADAVLMSGSGPTVFGLVQHDSRLHRMYNGLRGFCDQVFAVRLIGEQNKLD; the protein is encoded by the coding sequence GTGAAGGTGTTAGAAAAAGCCCCAGCTAAAATAAATTTATCGCTAGATGCTCTATATAAGCGGGAAGATGGTTTTCATGAAGTGAAAATGGTAATGACAACAATCGACCTTGCTGACCGAATTGAGCTAACAGAAAGAACGGATGGACAAATCGAAATTATTTCGCATAATCGATTTGTGCCAGACGATAACCGTAATTTAGCATATCAAGCTGCACAATTACTCCAAAAAAAGTATGGAGTTACAAAAGGGGTATCGATTGAAATATCAAAAATTATCCCAGTTGCTGCTGGCTTAGCGGGAGGAAGTAGTGATGCAGCTGCTACGCTAAGGGGATTAAATAAATTATGGAATCTTGGGCTAACATTAGATGAATTGGCAGTACTAGGAGCAGAAATCGGTTCTGACGTTTCTTTCTGTGTATACGGGGGCACAGCTTTAGCGACGGGAAGAGGCGAAATCATCCAACCTATTCCTGCACCTCCGCATTGTTGGGTCGTTCTTGCGAAGCCAACAACAGGTGTATCAACGGCTGAAATATATAATAATTTAGATTTAAAGAAAGTAAATCATCCAAATGTTGATGGTATGGTAGAGGCAATTAAAAACCAAAACTATGAAGAAGTTACAAAGTTAGTTGGGAATGTGTTAGAATCTGTTACTTTAAAACTTTATCCTGAAGTTGCCCAAATAAAAGAACAAATGAAACGTTTTGGAGCAGATGCGGTCTTAATGAGTGGAAGTGGCCCAACAGTTTTTGGACTAGTTCAACATGATTCCCGATTACATCGAATGTACAATGGATTAAGAGGATTTTGTGATCAAGTGTTTGCGGTTCGACTTATTGGAGAACAGAATAAACTTGATTAA
- the glmU gene encoding bifunctional UDP-N-acetylglucosamine diphosphorylase/glucosamine-1-phosphate N-acetyltransferase GlmU has protein sequence MVNKYAVILAAGQGTRMKSKLYKVLHPVCGKPMVEHVVDHVTSLNLEKIVTVVGHGAEMVKNHLGNRSDYVLQEEQLGTAHAVIQAAPILNNLQGITLVICGDTPLITPETMEKLVEQHETTGAKATILTAYAEDPSGYGRIIRDNNGHVKKIVEHKDASEDELKVTEINTGTYCFDNEALFEALTNVSNDNVQGEYYLPDVIEILKNQNEIVTAYQTLDLDETLGVNDRVALSQAEQIMQKRINKKHMVNGVSIIDPANTYISAEAMIGRDTVIYPGTVIIGKTTIGEDCHVGPHSEIKDCVIGNNTSIRQSVAHESEIGNDVQIGPFAHIRPASTIGNEVKLGNFVEVKKSTFGDGSKASHLSYIGDAEVGKDVNLGCGSITVNYDGSKKHLTKIEDGVFVGCNSNLVAPVTIGKGAYIAAGSTITEDVPGEALSIARARQVNKENYVQKLSNK, from the coding sequence ATGGTTAATAAATATGCTGTCATATTAGCAGCCGGACAAGGAACAAGAATGAAGTCGAAATTATATAAAGTGCTTCATCCAGTATGTGGAAAACCTATGGTTGAACATGTTGTAGATCATGTAACCAGTTTGAATTTAGAAAAAATAGTGACGGTAGTAGGACATGGAGCTGAAATGGTAAAAAACCATTTAGGAAATCGTAGTGACTATGTTCTTCAAGAAGAGCAATTAGGAACTGCACATGCAGTGATACAAGCAGCACCAATCTTAAATAATCTACAAGGAATTACCCTCGTTATTTGTGGCGACACACCACTTATTACACCTGAAACGATGGAGAAGCTTGTTGAGCAGCATGAAACAACTGGAGCAAAAGCAACTATTTTGACTGCTTATGCAGAAGACCCGTCTGGTTATGGTCGAATCATTCGCGATAATAACGGACATGTGAAGAAGATTGTCGAGCATAAAGATGCTTCGGAGGATGAGTTAAAAGTAACAGAAATTAATACTGGAACATATTGTTTTGATAATGAGGCACTATTTGAAGCGCTTACAAATGTATCTAATGATAATGTTCAAGGGGAATATTACTTACCAGATGTGATTGAAATCTTAAAAAATCAAAATGAAATTGTAACAGCGTACCAAACGTTAGATCTAGATGAAACGTTAGGTGTAAACGACCGAGTTGCTTTAAGTCAGGCTGAACAAATTATGCAAAAACGTATCAATAAAAAACATATGGTAAACGGTGTTTCTATTATTGATCCAGCTAACACATATATTTCAGCAGAAGCTATGATAGGTAGAGATACAGTCATTTATCCAGGAACGGTTATTATCGGAAAAACAACAATAGGCGAGGATTGTCATGTTGGACCACATTCTGAAATTAAAGATTGTGTGATTGGTAATAATACATCTATCCGTCAGTCAGTTGCTCATGAAAGTGAAATTGGAAATGATGTACAAATTGGGCCATTTGCACATATACGTCCTGCATCTACAATCGGAAACGAAGTGAAGCTTGGAAATTTTGTGGAAGTAAAGAAGTCCACGTTTGGAGACGGAAGTAAAGCTTCTCATTTAAGTTATATCGGAGACGCAGAGGTCGGAAAAGATGTAAACCTTGGCTGCGGTTCTATAACAGTAAATTACGATGGCTCGAAAAAGCATTTAACAAAAATAGAAGATGGAGTTTTTGTTGGATGTAATTCTAATCTTGTTGCACCTGTCACAATTGGAAAAGGTGCGTATATTGCTGCTGGTTCAACTATTACGGAAGATGTACCAGGAGAAGCATTATCTATTGCAAGGGCTCGTCAAGTAAATAAAGAAAACTACGTTCAAAAATTAAGCAATAAATGA
- a CDS encoding ribose-phosphate diphosphokinase gives MSYKYANTNLKVFSLNSNIALAEEIAQHVGTTLGKSSVTRFSDGEIQINIEESIRGCDVFVIQSTSAPVNEHIMETLIMIDALKRASAKTINIVMPYYGYGRQDRKARAREPITAKLIANLLETAGAHRIITLDLHAPQIQGFFDILIDHLMGVPILAEYFESKGLDELVIVSPDHGGVTRARKLADRLKAPIAIIDKRRPRPNVAEIMNIVGHIEGKTAILIDDMIDTAGTITLAANALVENGAKEVYACCTHPVLSGPAIERIENSKIKELVVTNTIALPEEKCIPKITQLSVAELIAEAIVRVHEEKSVSTLFD, from the coding sequence ATGTCTTATAAATATGCAAACACAAATTTAAAAGTTTTCTCTTTAAATTCAAATATCGCTCTAGCGGAAGAAATTGCTCAACACGTTGGAACAACGCTTGGAAAAAGTAGTGTTACTCGTTTTAGCGACGGTGAAATCCAAATTAATATTGAAGAGAGTATTCGTGGCTGTGATGTATTCGTCATCCAATCTACAAGTGCACCGGTAAATGAGCACATTATGGAAACGTTAATTATGATTGATGCATTAAAAAGAGCTTCTGCTAAAACAATCAATATTGTTATGCCGTATTATGGATACGGTAGACAGGATCGTAAAGCACGTGCAAGAGAACCGATTACGGCAAAATTAATTGCAAACCTATTAGAAACAGCTGGTGCGCATCGTATCATTACACTTGATTTACATGCTCCACAAATTCAAGGTTTCTTTGACATCCTAATAGATCACTTAATGGGTGTGCCTATTCTTGCTGAATACTTTGAAAGTAAAGGTTTAGATGAGCTTGTTATCGTATCACCTGACCACGGTGGTGTTACAAGAGCAAGAAAACTAGCGGACCGCTTAAAAGCACCAATTGCAATTATTGATAAGCGTCGCCCTCGTCCTAATGTAGCGGAAATTATGAACATTGTTGGTCATATTGAGGGGAAAACAGCAATACTTATTGATGATATGATTGATACAGCCGGTACTATTACGTTAGCTGCTAACGCTTTAGTGGAAAATGGAGCAAAAGAAGTATACGCTTGTTGTACTCATCCAGTATTATCGGGACCGGCTATCGAGAGAATTGAAAACTCAAAAATTAAAGAGCTAGTTGTAACGAATACGATAGCTCTTCCAGAAGAAAAATGTATTCCAAAGATTACACAATTGTCTGTTGCAGAGCTAATTGCAGAAGCAATCGTACGTGTACACGAAGAGAAATCAGTTAGTACGTTATTTGATTGA
- the veg gene encoding biofilm formation stimulator Veg: MGKTLNDIKSTLDSNLGKRLTLRANGGRRKTIERVGVLAETYPSVFVIELDQDENAFERVSYSYADVLTETVQLTFIEEQGNMALSGQ; encoded by the coding sequence ATGGGAAAAACGCTAAATGATATTAAAAGTACGTTAGATTCTAACTTAGGGAAGAGATTAACTCTTCGTGCGAACGGTGGTCGTAGAAAAACTATTGAGCGTGTAGGTGTTTTAGCAGAAACATATCCATCTGTCTTTGTTATTGAACTAGATCAAGATGAAAATGCGTTTGAACGTGTATCCTACAGCTATGCAGATGTCCTCACAGAAACGGTACAACTTACATTTATTGAAGAACAAGGTAATATGGCTTTAAGTGGGCAGTAG